ACTCGATACTTTGTTTAACCGCAATGGAATACACAATGCGAACACGTCCTTCAATGCCGATTATACAAAAGTATACATTACACGATGTGTCCCCAAAAATTCAATGGAATTCAATTGCGACATCTATTCATCTGAATATAAAAATGGGCACTGGGGAACACTGCAAAAACTTCCTTCTGAAATTAATACAAAGGGATACACAAATACGCAGCCGGCTGTTGGGTTTTTAGGAAACGAAGAGGTGTTGTTTTTTGCTTCTGATCGCAGCGGAGGTCAAGGTAAAATGGATATCTGGTATAGTAAAATTAACAAAGACGGAAGTTATGGAAAAGCTGTAAATGCTGGCAAGAGAGTAAATTCTATTGATGATGAAATTACACCGTACTATTGTAAACCTTGTCAGGAATTGTTTTTTAGTTCTAACTGGCACAAAGGCTTGGGAGGGTTTGACATTTTTAAAAGCGAATTTAAAAATGATGAACTCGGAGATCCTAAAAATCTAGGATTGCCCTTTAACAGCAACTTAAATGACATTTACTTTTCAATCAATTCAAAAAAAACCGAAGCGTTTATTTCATCTAATCGAATCGGCTCTTATTTCGAAGAAAAGGAAAGTTGCTGCAACGATATTTATATGATTAAACTTCCTAAGGTGGACGAACCACCTAAAAAGGTGGATAGTACGCAGGTATTTGTTACACAAATGAAGTTATTGGTTCCGCTTACATTATATTTCCATAACGATGAGCCGGATAAAAAAACGTTGGCCATTACCACCCCAAAAAATTACAAAAAAACGTACGAAGACTATTCTGCTATGCGTGATTTGTATAAAAAAGAATATTCAAAAGGAGCCAAAGATGCTGACTTGGAAAGAGCAATCGGAGACATTGATAACCTCTTCGAAGATTCAGTAGATGCTGGAATGCAGGACTTGGAAAAGTTTGCGCAACTGCTCAAAAAAGTATTAGCAGATAGCGAAAAAGTTACGATAACAATGAAAGGGTTTTGCAGTCCGCTTGCCTCTACCGATTACAATGTAAACCTTGCCAAACGAAGAATATCTAGTTTGAGAAACTATTTTAGAGAATATGAGAATGGTGTTTTTGTAAAGTATATTGATAATAAAAACCCAAACGAAGGGAGCATCACTTTCTTGGATGAAGACATTGGTGAGCTGAAAGCACGGCCCAATGTCAGTGATGACTACTATGATACAAAAAATTCTATCTACAATCCTGTGGCCGCGTTAGAGCGAAAAATACAGATTATTGCCATCTCTACTTTTTCTTCCAATAGGGAGTAAAACATTTTCAGATGACCAACGTTTGTTATCTGAACGTTAAGGAAAAATCAGCCCCTTTTTTCCTTTCAAAAATCCCCTAAATTGTTTAATTTTGTAGGAGACGACTATTTTATGCGCAGTATTTTAAAGTTTTTTTTCGTGGTGGTTCCTTCCGTTTTGATTGCTCAAACGCAACAAAATATTGACCCCAACGGATACAATAAGTTCTATTATGAAAACGGAAAAGTTTCCAGTGAAGGATCCATGCGCGATGGGAAGCCCGATGGATACTGGAAAACCTATTCTCAGAACGGTGTTCTGAAATCGGAAGGAAACAGAAAAAACTTTCAATTAGACAGCACCTGGAAATTTTATAGTGAACAAGGAAAACTTGCGTTTGAGTTCAATTATAAAGAGGGAAAGAAGAATGGGTTAAAAAAATCATTCGATACCAAAGACGGATTCATTACAACTGCCGAAAACTTTGAGAATGATGTAAAACAAGGAATTACTACCGTTTATTATAAACCACAAAAACAAGCAGACTCAACACTTGGACCTTCCAGAGTAAAACAAATTATACCTTTTGTTGCCGGAAAAGAAGAGGGTCAAGGTTATGAATTGGCTTCAGACAGCACTGTTATTACACTCACCCAATATAAAATGGGATTTATTCAACGGGAAGAAAAAGTCAATCGTAGAGATGCAAATGGGTGGAAACAAGGAGTGTGGAAAACATTTTATCCATCCGGACTTGTGAAAAATGAAGTAAACTATTCGGATGACAAAATGAATGGATACTTCAAAGAGTATGGAATCAACGGAAGTTTGCTCAATACAACAAAATACACGAATGGTGTGCTTCAAACCAATGCACCTGAATTAGCAAAACTGGATGTTAAAACATCATATCATGAAACCGGAGCTATAAAATTTACAGGAACCTATAGAGATGGTGTTGCGGAGGGAATACACAGAGAATTTTCTCCTGAAGGGAAGGTTATTGCAGCAAAAGTATATGTGGATGGCTATTTAACAGGGGAAGGGATTTTGGATACCGCAGGCCGTCAACAAGGTCCATGGAAAGAGTATCATCCAAATGGGGAATTGAAATCACAAGGAGAATATTTGAATGGCAAACGAATCGGTGATTGGACCTTTTATCATTCAAACAAAAAACTCGAACAAAAGGGAAAATATGATAAAAAAGGGAGAGCGCAAGGTCCTTGGAAATGGTATTATGAAAGCGGAAACCTGCTTCGTGAAGAAAACTATCGGAACGATTTACAAGATGGAACAATGACCGAGTATAGTGATTCAGGACAAGTAATTACAAAAGGCGATTACATTGATGGCCTAAAAGAAGGGCCTTGGATGCTCGAACTTCAAGAATATAAAGAAGAAGGTGTTTTTAAGGCAGATCAACGCGATGGAGAATGGAAACATTATTATACAGAAAACGGAAAACTAAGATTCATTGGAAAATTTGTTGATGGCATTCCGGATGGCGTTCATACCTACTATTACCTAAACGGAAAGGAGCGACAAACTGGAAAATATTTAGGTGGATTAAAGGAAGGGGAATGGAAGTTTTATGATGAAGCGGGCTTTTTATTCCTTACAATTCTTTTCAAAAACGATATTGAAATCCGATTCGATGGAATCAAAGTGCTCCCTGAATCTTCTTCTGAGCCGAGTATCAAATAAATTTTGTATTCATGACGCTTTCTAATAAAACAAAATCTCAATTGGTTGCAGAAGTTAAAAAACTTCAGCGAAAGTTAGATGCTGTTCAAAAAGAAAAAGGGGCGTCATCATCACCCCAAAAGCCGAGTTTAAAGGATTCCAAATGGGAGTCCTTTTTTTTAAACTCACTTAACATGATTTTTATCGTTGATAAGAAAGGAATAATTCTGGATCTCAATAAAGTCGATAAGCCATTTTCAAAAAACAATGTTATTGGTAAGAGTGCCTATGCATTTGTTTCGAAAGATGCTGCAAAAAACATGAAGGCGGCAATCGAAAAAGTGTTTAAAACAAAAAAATCAGAGGAATACAATAGTTGGAGAGAAGATATTGATGGTGTTGCCCGGTATTACAAGAGCAAAGCAACGGCAATCATAGAGAATAAAAAGGTAGTAGCAGCAATCATTGATGCTACCGAAATAACCAATGAAATAAACATACAACTCAAGTTAAAGGAAAGCGAAGAACGTTTTAGAACGCTCGCTCAAAACGCAACGGATGTTATATTTCGCTATCAAATTTTTCCGGAGAATAAGCAAGAATATATCAGCCCTTCTATTAAGAATATAGTAGGTTACACCCCTGAAGATTATTATAAGGATCCATATTTGGGATTAAAAATTGTTCATCCTGATGACCGACAATTGGTAACAACACAAACCATAAAGGAGAATTTAGGGAAGCCGGTTGTTTTTCGATTATTACATAAAAAAGGAAAAATTGTTTGGTTTGAAACAATTAATAATCCTATTAAAGATAAAAAAGGGAATATTGTTGCGTTTGAAGGAATATCAAGAGATGTTACCGAAAGAAAAAAGGCAGAAGCTGCAATTCTTGAAAGCGAAGCGAAATTCAGAATGCTCACCGAAAACGCGACTGATTTAATTTATCGGTGTCGCGTTTACCCAGATTTTAAGTATGAGTATATTAGTCCTTCTGTAAAGGCAATTACTGGCTACACGTCAGAGGAATTTTATGCAAAGCCTTTTTTAGGATTTAAGATTGTGCATCCGGAAGATGTTCACCTTTTGGGAGATTCTGAAAACCTCATCAAGAATAAATTAAAATTAAGAAATGTAAAAGGACCAGAAGTGACCGTGCGTTGGATTAAAAAGGATGGGTCGATCATTTGGACAGAAACACGAAAC
This Bacteroidota bacterium DNA region includes the following protein-coding sequences:
- a CDS encoding toxin-antitoxin system YwqK family antitoxin — its product is MFNFVGDDYFMRSILKFFFVVVPSVLIAQTQQNIDPNGYNKFYYENGKVSSEGSMRDGKPDGYWKTYSQNGVLKSEGNRKNFQLDSTWKFYSEQGKLAFEFNYKEGKKNGLKKSFDTKDGFITTAENFENDVKQGITTVYYKPQKQADSTLGPSRVKQIIPFVAGKEEGQGYELASDSTVITLTQYKMGFIQREEKVNRRDANGWKQGVWKTFYPSGLVKNEVNYSDDKMNGYFKEYGINGSLLNTTKYTNGVLQTNAPELAKLDVKTSYHETGAIKFTGTYRDGVAEGIHREFSPEGKVIAAKVYVDGYLTGEGILDTAGRQQGPWKEYHPNGELKSQGEYLNGKRIGDWTFYHSNKKLEQKGKYDKKGRAQGPWKWYYESGNLLREENYRNDLQDGTMTEYSDSGQVITKGDYIDGLKEGPWMLELQEYKEEGVFKADQRDGEWKHYYTENGKLRFIGKFVDGIPDGVHTYYYLNGKERQTGKYLGGLKEGEWKFYDEAGFLFLTILFKNDIEIRFDGIKVLPESSSEPSIK